The genome window TCGATGGGAAGCTCGGTGCGGACGATGTGGATAGGGCTTTCTGACCCGGGTGGAGATGTTGAGCGACCATCGGCTCCACAAGTGGCAGCTTGAACAGTCCTCTTTCTTCCATGTCTACGCATTTCAGCGTGGCTCCCCCCTGGATCGGGCTCTTAGATGAGAACGGCTGCGACCAGGTGCGGGTAGCCTCTTCCAGACACCCGGGGAATAAGGGGAGAAGTTGTCTCTCCGCGTTTTCACCCGGGGTAAACGCTTGCCTTCGTACCGGGAACCGGTCTTTTCGGGCGGAGCGTTGGGCCATGGGATTTCCAGCTTGGTGGCAGCGCGCTTGCACACATCATGCAGGCTCGTGCCGATAGTCGGGGAACCGTCGTCATCGCCTCGCACCCTCTGTGCTTAGGTCGCGCGGGGTTCTTCGCAATCCAGCCTTTTCGACCGGTTGGAACGGGTCAGCGCCGTCCTCTTCAAACAGGACTGCGTCGTCCGAGTCAAGCTCATCGTGGGCATCACAGCCTTCCAGGCATTCGGACTCGGTCATCGCCCTTAGGTCCCCTTGCTCCATCCTTTCACCCCAGTGTTTGCGCCCGTTGTGGCTACTTGGGTATGGCCGCTAGGAATGGGGGCCTCCGACAGCAACGGCTCTTCTTCTGTCAGGCTAATATGGCGAGCTAGCCGACGCCGGAGACTTTTCATTGGGAGTCGTGCGCAGTGGTCGCAGGTACCCATAAGAGCTAGTGCTTCTCGGGCATGTCTCAGCCCGAGGCACTCATTGCAGATGAGGTGGGTATCTCTCTCAGATATATGGttcccgcaaacacacacccgtCCAAGCTTTCTATCTTTCGTGTTAGGAGGGGGAGAAGTTTGGAGACTGGcaagttgtattattttattgaagCTTTGCAGCCGATTCGGTTTAGCTTCCCAGCTAAACGTGCAGCTTTCCAGCTACAGATTGAGTTAGCTTTGCAGCTAAATGTTCCCGGTGACTAATGTTTGGATACAAGCTAGTCACTGTAGAAGCGAGTAACCACTGTTTGGAAACAGGCTGGTTAAAGATAGTTGTTTGGTGACAAGCCTCTCTGTCGACAACCGCTTAGTAGGCACTAGCGCCCGGCGAGCGAGTGGTAAGCTCACTCTGTGGACAGTAGCATAGAACCTTGGCACTTAGCAGTATCGTCGATCTTTACTTCTGAGCGAGACGAGGTAATTGAATGACGTTGTACGCACGGTCAGATAATTATATAAGGGGCTGGCCTGGGTGCGTCAGACGTGGCCAGCCAATCATGGCTGGCGTAGTGATAAAGTGCTTCTGAGGGATACGTGGAGAGGCGTACCCATATGTGAGATACCTCACAATTGCTTGAAAGAGAACGGGTGCATTACGGTGTcatatttataatattgttaatagcctAATAAACGTTTCAGTAGCgttagtatttaatttttcatttgcttgtttagctgtgtattgcagttaacaatgttggtgtattacaattatttatgtgggtaggctactccaacctcattgctgatcgatatgttaccatttatttgtatataaattattgattgcattttttgtATATAGTTGgatggaatctgtttcttaagcaataacattgaactgtattttCGCCTTAGGCCTACATAGatttactatgttgttggtgTTACATGTTAAatggagcaatctttcatacttatgaagttaacttatacttccatgcagggttcgagttatgattccattTTTGTGGGGGTCTCTTGAAGTTGTTGaccgaggagggggaggggggggaaccgTACCTTGCGCTGgtttgttgacggggggggtgctaaaaaacaagaatatttctgcatctggTACATCATGAACTAGGGCGTGactaggctcccatgatgcggaagcatatctctccttgatgttgccctgcgccattgagcagtttacataggaatgaatgggcgccattttggaatccggtgtccattctataatatgtccatggggcAAGCCccaggaatctcccacttccggcttccatgaaagcgaaccaaactaattcacacaaaagcgttcatgcaaatctagcattaaaggttattCAAGGAAGTTCTCTCCAAGCACGCTGAAAGTAGtttgctagtagtagcgctttaatttgcagtgtcagagaattctgagaaatctgaatgctgacacTGCAAATTATTGTGCGCCACAGCACTTCCATAACTATGCCCATGTTCCTGACTGCtatatacaaaaccatttatagcgCATCAGCTGGGtagtgatagtcgccctaaatgcagctATAATGcgggctctgattctgaatgaatgccgctgctgaactgtgtgaataaataaagggaactgaaatctaaagaagacacgtggttttgatgtaccggtgaattccagctgaaagtggaacattgctgccatcatgggaaattaatgtagcctaggcctattgtaagtagctttcaattccttgttcTTTTGTTGAACATATCCATTTGGTATGTCCTGTAGAAACCTATATGCTGGAAACCGATACGCCCTCTCAACCACAAAATGTTTGAGTCACTTCTATGGAAGTAAacctgtgccatcggattttgaaaataaaaagccattgaactctaagcactgaatatttatgcattgaaataacgtatctggatttgaatttatttttcaatatttaaaattcaaaatcaaatattcaacgttaaaaaattcaacgtggGGACGTTGATTACGTTGAAATtcaaatccagatacgttatttcaatgcataaatattcagtgcttagaattcaatggctttttattttcaaaatccgatggcacagatttacttccatacacttCTCCTTCGTCATGCTTACTGATCATACCTCTCTCTCGTTGGTTACACAAATCTTACCATGGACACTCAAGAACCCCTCCCAAATTTCAGCCAGCCAGACAATTCACGTCACAGTCACGTCTGTTAATTTATGAATGGAATTCTGAACGTGTCCCGCCTCCGAAATAGCCTGGCTATagccatgctgccttgcgcgcgatttcatttcgcgttgcgaggcagcctggattccatggatccgattttcgccCGAGATGGGGAACCattcacagaacggggagggacggcaagacgatgacgacgtctatgcgacacacccatcgtcttcttccgaattgcgtgtgtctcaccccgaatgcgtgagacttgagaacCCCGTTACCggtatattatcccggatgttgacagtcgcagttcagcaaaagaggcgtagaggaagaagggggccggatgttgacagtaatggttgtaGAACTGCAGCGCCATATgacgaatgtattaaatatgcaaatttgatcggacctgactggaaagtataacccgacacagtggcgggtgaagtgacacaattcacccgccaccatacaaatccaccagcaaatggcgtgtggcgggtggcgggtgttaatttccatccctgctGTACACACTTGAACATACCCACCAAAGAATACAACACGACTACCAGGTGGTTTGCATCAGGGTTCAGGCCAAATCCCAAGTCTTTGTACTGAAGGTTTGCAGAGATCCACGTCGCTACTCAGTGACCCTACATGCCACTTTTGGCGGCCGATGACCTGAGCGTATGCGGTCCTCCCAGAGCTTAACTCCCATGAGCAGATTCAGTCTTGCGTATTCATATCCTGAGAGCCGATATACCGTCCTTTTGTGTCCACCTAAACCTGATGTGGCAGTATAAATGCCGGCAGCTCTGGAACAATCCATGACCGTGGTCATGAATAGTATGATGGAAAACATGCCATTACACATGTGGTACGTAGAAATTAAGAGGTCAGTAGTAGGCAGAGGTTAAGAAAATTCCAGATAATAACCCAGTCGTCCAGATTATAACCGATATAATCCACACCTTCAGATTATAACGATATTATAATCCAAACCTCCAGATTATAACGCAGTCCTCCAGATTATAACCGATATTATAATCCACACCACCAGATTATAACCGATATTATAATCCAAACCTCAAGATTATAACGCAGCCCTCTAGATTATAATCCAAATCTCCAGATTATAACGCAGTCATCCAGATTATAACCCATATTTAGAATCCAGGCCTCCAGATATAATGCAGTCCTCCAGATATAACCCAGTCCTCCAGATTATAACCTAGTCCTCCAGATTATAACCAATATTATAATCCAAACCTCCAGATTATAACCCAGCTCTCAACATTATAATTCCGTATTATAAACCTGGCCTCAAAATTAAAATCTAGTATTACTGACCTCCAGGAAGTCGAAGAGCAGCGTTGCTGTGACGTCTGCCAGAGGCTCCATATTGAGCATCTGGGCCAGCCAGCGCCAGCCATGGTTCAGCCCGTGAGGACCCGGCTGGAAAACAAAACACCAGTCAGATCCCTGCTTCTACTGCTAGAACCTCCATTATAATAATAGTTCGAACCCCGCTTCTACTGCTAGAACCTGTTATTATACTGTCAGAACCCTGCTTCTACTGCTAGAACCCCCGTTATATTCATAGTTACAACCCTGGTTCTACAGTTAGAACCTCCACTATAATAAAACTGTCAGAACCCTGCTTCTACTGCTAGAACCTCCATTATGATAATGCTGTCAGAACCCTGCTTCTACTGCTAGAACCTCCATTAAAGTAATGCTGTCAGAAACCTGGTTATACTCCTAGAACCTCCATTATAATAATGCTGTCAGAATACTACAACACAGCTGAGTAACAGTTATGGTGATAATAAAGAGGGTCAGCACAACTACAAGAACCCTGGTACTAACAGGATGGCCTGGTTCTACTGCTACTGACCTGGTACTAACAGGATGGCCTGGTTCTACTGCTACTGACCTGGTACTAACAGGATGGCCTGGTTCTACTGCTACTGACCTGGTACTAACAGGATGGCCTGGTTCTACTGCTACTGACCTGGTACTAAAAGGATAGCCCTGGTTCTACTGATACTGACCTGGTACTAACAGTGGGGACCTGGTTCTACTGCTACTGACCTGGTACTAACAGTGGGGACCTGGTTATACTGCTGTAACCCTGGTACTAACAGGAACACTGGTTCTACTGCTAGCACAGCCGTGGTTCAGCCTACCCCAGGTTTGGCGCCGTAGGGCCACCTCAGCTGGATGATGGCGGCGTAGAGGCGGATCATCCCCGACATCCTCTTCAGGAAGCTGTCCTGACCCTCGACCCCAGAGTCATCCACCCGGTAGCCCAGGATCCTATTTAAAATAACATTCATATTAACAATACCATAACATTACTATTAACAAAGGACCCTGGTAATTAAGTAGCATAATACTGCATTTTAGCATACTGTACCAAACCATAATGTACCAGAACAATATTAACATGACCATTTATATACTGGATATTAAGAAAGAACTATCACCCATATACAGTAGTATCTGGGTATGGTACAAGGTAGCCAGCAGcagtgctgatgtgtgtgtggtgcactaTGTTGATGTGTGTTGCTGGATGCATGACCCTAGAAGGGCTCTGGTGCATTTTTCAACATTAATGGTCCCATACAATGGTGTGTAGATATAACACGAAAACCAATAGCATGCTAGCACACTATGTGCGCGAGTATATTTTCGGCATTAATGTTGGCGCACGTTTTCCGTCTGCAATTTGAAGCCCTCCCGTCGTCTGGATTTCATAATACTGTTGCTTCTGTCCTACCAAATGAAAAAGCCAACTGAGCCCACTGTTTCAGATCCAGAACACTGAtctaaaaaaatgtgtttttggcTGAGAGTTTTAGGAAAGAGGGGGGCGTGTTATCACCCAGGTTACGACAACTTTATGATACTTATTTAGCACCGTCGTGGTGTAACCCTAGGTAATAATCGATATTGTATATGAAATGCGCCACACACCGTAGTGTTATACTATATATGTCCGTAAGCCTTGGCCTCGGATACGGGAATTAAATGCATCTCTGTTCAGACGGAGCTTCAACCTCCACACACTTTGGTGTTATACTATAAGTGTCCGAAGAACGAACGGTAATCTGACGTCACGAAAAGAACGCCCGCAGCAGATTGAAACCTTCATAGAGTTTTGGGGGGAAAATGGCAAGAACGTAGGATtttatccctttttttttttctaggtgCATCTCAATGATTTACAATATTGTGGAAAAgtttattaatttaaataattcaataatCCCTTGTGGAGGCTGTCAATGACTATCTTCTGAACAACTGTCAAGTCAGCAGCCTTCCCTATGATGATGGTTTAGTCTACTGAACCAGAATGAGAACCATAAGAATTACTATTTTGAGGTAATTAGCTGATAAGAGTGTGACACCTTGAGTCTACGATATTGAACTTTTTCACAATATTCTAATTTACTGAATATTGGATTTCATGATCTGTAATCCATATTCATGCAGATTAATGCAAATAAAGTCTGGAAATATTACACTTTGGTGTAATGAATCTATAAAATATATGAGGTTCactttttatgtacattttccACTATAGTCAAATGTATTGAAACCTGTATGTTGATAATTCCAAAAAACAGCTTTAAGGGTTCCAATAGTCGGAGTGATCACAGTTGCTACCAATCCAGCGGCGGCACTGCTTCACAGCTGGCTGCATGGAGGGGAAACCCTATAGATAGTACTGTTATAGTAGTAGAAGTATCACTGTACCTCTGGTACTCTTCTAGGGAGGTGCCCTCTGTCATGGGCGGGTAGTGAGGGACGGAGTAGGGGCACTTCCTGTGGAGGTGGGCCAGGATGAGTTCCCCCACCTGGGGGTGTCTCTCCCACACCCCCGAGGCCACCACGGCGATGGGGAAGGCGGCCTCGTGGTGGgatgccacctcctcctccccttgttTCTACCCGGAGGGAGAAGGAGCACAAAGCAGTATAGGAAACACAGGATTAACTTAAGTTTATACTGAAATACCAACTCCGCTACACCTACATGTAATTGTTGCATACAGGGAATAGGTTAACCTAGCacttgttagtgctttgcacttggttctaggaacatccttactgtaccggcaGTGATAACGTATttaatgtaagtcgctttggataaaagtgtctgctaaattccTTAAAAGTAAATCGACATGCTATGGCATTCGAGAGTAACCTCTGAATGAGGCAATTGGAAATGGTAGTtctgaaacacactcacatccatGGCTTAAAGgacccatggcatgctacttcatggatgcttttatataggtgttagtgggcccctaatacagtacttgaagaTGTTCAAGAAATtctgccgtggtgcagaattacagccactaggAGCCAGTCCCATAATGAGCTTTCCAAAAACGTGCctttttttagaggcgggtcaaggtggagggtgggggtgtggtccTGAGCAGCTTGTGGCCACCGTATCTGTATCATTTACAGTTTCCtatcgcaatggctcggatttaatcatctggaggcgcacacagcttttggccgtgttctgtaaatactcAAGAAcgctccgggtgctccggcaggagtcctggagctctatatctaaataatataataaaaagatatctaaatattataatatatattatcacacccaaaagctgtgtgcgccggtggatgatattatgaatctcaaacgattgcgtcgggttctctgacgtctctggttcttccacgtcaaTCCGGAGTACAGACtgagggaggagaaagggattgttgccgtttgcggactcccggtacttccacaacgagacacgaagtgggggttatctctgcTCTGGTGCTGCCATGGAAGACAAAGGGATTGTTTCCCGCGATTGTTGACTGGGATTGTCTCTCGCGCCTGAGCCCAGCTACCGGGCCCGGTGGCGCTCGCACGCCGCCCGGTGGCGctcacatgtggcgctcgcacggccgtagctcattgtctcattggcgggccaaattctctgggtgggcaaggcagagaaaggggaggtaacctggcTCCTTATGAGCCAAACTCGAAATCGGAGcgtctgagctttcatttttcaaaggcggagcagaatACCTAGTGCTTGTTTTATACCTAACGTTATTTccagccactgggggaccataagcaggctaggggaactaattttaatgttagaaaacctcataaagtgacattttcatgccattgGACCTTTAAACAGGACTTAACAGGACGTCATCCCGTTCCCACCTGAAACTTCTCGGCCAATTTGTAACAGACGAACGCCAGCCCCTTTGCATGCTGGGAGGTGGAGACGGACCTCCCGCCGGTCACCACTGTCCGTCCCGACAGCAGCTTGTCCAGTTTGTCCAGGACCTCTCGGAGCTGGGAGCCAGAGACACTGGAGATCTGGCTGACGGGAGTGGTGGCGGCTTTCTGGAGCTCCATCCTCAGCCTCTTGGTCTAGGTAGAGAACTCGGTTACCACACAGCTACTACACAACGACAGGAGACCTCTGTTGACAACTAAACCCATCCTGAACTTACAGTTACGCACGTACAGCATGCATTGCAATTatcttttcattttttgtgATTTTGCGTGATTATTAACTTTTTTACATCACCCTATGAGTATAACCAGAGCAATAATCTAGAGAGCTATGGGTCGACCTGACTGTGCAAGTATTGTGGAAGCAACTAATCACGATGCCCACATTCCAGTTTCTTTCCCCAAGCCCGAGTTGACAGGTCACTGGCATGTGAGTAAAGAGAAGCCtggtctgtgattggtcagccaGTCTCACCTGGGTGTCCGTGGCGGTGTTGAGCGACTGTAGGGAAGAAAGGGTCTGggaggcggcgtcctggagcTCTCGGTACCATTGCAACGTAGCATCTTCAGCACTGTTCTGCAGTCCTgctcaccaaaacacacacagaggaaaccCTAAGAACGAGGGCGAGACACTGGAGTCTAGGCTGCTATCCTTGGGATTGGGTTGAAGATTTtagaacacacgcgcacacacacacacgcagaaaatGTTGTACTTTTTAAAGCTAAACCCATCAATCTGCTGCACTTTGAGGGTTAAATTAAAAGGCAAGAGGAAAATCCATATTTGTGTCGTAACTGATGTAAATAGTTGACGCAATGCCCTTTATTCGTTATGTGGCTGATGTAAAATTACCTTTATTCGCCTTACTTTCACTGGAAATGCACACATTTAAGTGTAAAaatttgtaaaaagaaaaatattttatttttacagtAGTTTAaactgtattatatacagtccaTGTTAAGTCAGTTAAACCTGAAtcatatacagtctatgttaagtctgtttattatgtattatttacAGTCTACGTCaagtcagtttaacctttaTTATATGCAGTCCATGTTAAGTCTGTTTATTCTGTATTATAGTCTTTGTTAAGTAAGTATAACCTGTATTACATAGTCTACATGCACTCACTCACCTTTTTTCTTCGCCTTCTCTTTAGCAGACTGTGCAGCTTTCTTCTGCTCCTCCACTTTCACCTTGAGCTCCACctgcttcctcctctcctccacctcttcctcatccatcctcttcctctcctgggCCTTGGTCGCCgcctcctgcctctctctgatCAACGCTCGCATCACCTGCAGAGCCCGCTCTGCTACCGCCATGTCCTCCACGCTGGGGAACGCCCCCTAAACAAAGCCACACCCCCAGGAGTTAGCCACGCCCctacacacagccacaccccCAGGAGTTAGCCACGCCCctacacacagccacaccccCAGGAGTTAGCCACGTTTGAATTCTCTCTGAACCGGAGGGGGGCCAGACGTAAATGCCAGAGCAAATAAGACATGAGCCTGCACATCCACCTGGTTCAAAGGCTAGATCTCTAATttgagtgtgagtgcacccttaggcTTCCGGTTAACCCTTCAGATCTTTACTTGATATCCATTCTGCTGTTCCAATAGTCAAATGACAAGAAGCTCAGTGGTTCACCGTATCAACTTGGGGGGCCGAGGATGGGTAACGTTACCATTTTATCGGTGCTTTTACTCTTATCGATACTGCTTATTCATCCGGTACTTTAACGGTACACTTATCGGTTCTTTTTGACGGAACGTGATCGATTTTACTCAGaaaatgtatgataaaataTGATGAATCATCATTCATTAAACTATCCAGCATTATATACAATTAAGAAACATCCAAGAACATTTTGCTGATAAAGGACAGTTTAATAACAATAAATATGTTATTCCTTTGTTTCAGATCGAAGAGATTGAACACAAAAAAGGTTTTCTCAACAGTATTTTTACTGCACGGTATTAATCATTTGAAAGCATTCCAAATTTAATTCATGTACGCAAATAGCAAAAACAATCAGCGGGGTAATGGTTACTTCAAATCAATAACCGTTGTTCGTATTATTCATTTAAATCCTGCATAATAGAAGTGGAGTTGGTGAGATATAATGTGCAAGATGACGTTTAGGtagaaagaataaataaatatatctactTAATTTCTCGAGCACCGAGAGCCGAACCAATAATGTCTGAGCTTATATAGGACTATATGAATGCAGCCCATATGTCAGGGACCAGATCCGGCGATGACCTCACCTCTGCGGTCGTCCGCACCACCTCGGACACCTGGGAGCACAGCTGGTTTCCGCGGGTTATGTAGACAGTGATGTCATCGGGGGCCGGGCCGGCCTCCAGCAGCTGGTTGAGTTGGAGGATCTCCTCCTGGATGGAGTTGAGGTTCCTCAGCCTATCCCGTCCATCCTCCAGCCGCTGACGTTCTAGCCCCGCCTCCCGCAC of Gadus macrocephalus chromosome 11, ASM3116895v1 contains these proteins:
- the gle1 gene encoding mRNA export factor GLE1 gives rise to the protein MAFASLRWETIEALNNSSKGQLKYQADWVERGEDILSGCTEGPSLSPLSGHIITKLSPRKRLGDASCQSRQSETVSQNCPSSSAPNNIHIQSPSVSEIGAPSEKSEGEELVPDVQEVEPPSPSPSPPPSMSLLSPRATQTAGCIRLCEEKHRAKAKKELSLRQERQEQLVMAMANRESEQLKRFEELMELKQRKDSQSIRDLMDRETKESIGRQEKLKEEHRHRMKILNLRLREAEQQRVREAGLERQRLEDGRDRLRNLNSIQEEILQLNQLLEAGPAPDDITVYITRGNQLCSQVSEVVRTTAEGAFPSVEDMAVAERALQVMRALIRERQEAATKAQERKRMDEEEVEERRKQVELKVKVEEQKKAAQSAKEKAKKKGLQNSAEDATLQWYRELQDAASQTLSSLQSLNTATDTQTKRLRMELQKAATTPVSQISSVSGSQLREVLDKLDKLLSGRTVVTGGRSVSTSQHAKGLAFVCYKLAEKFQKQGEEEVASHHEAAFPIAVVASGVWERHPQVGELILAHLHRKCPYSVPHYPPMTEGTSLEEYQRILGYRVDDSGVEGQDSFLKRMSGMIRLYAAIIQLRWPYGAKPGPGPHGLNHGWRWLAQMLNMEPLADVTATLLFDFLEVCGHALMKQYQGQFWKLLMFIHEEYFPRIQVITSAGQMGSVMRLKQFLEGSLRSRQISPPKGYLTSEFWRY